A genomic segment from Chitinophagaceae bacterium encodes:
- a CDS encoding glutathione peroxidase, with translation MKNIFLVVISLLMLACNQQAGNAVTAIHNTASSKNTASVYQFSVAALDGGVIHFSDFKGKKILIVNTASKCGYTPQYKELEALYEKYKNKLVVVGFPANNFMNQEPGSNAEIKEFCTQNYGVTFPMAQKISVKGDDIAPIYIWLTHKEKNNVLDAEVGWNFNKFLLDEEGKLIAHFGSKVKPLDDEIVSRL, from the coding sequence ATGAAAAATATTTTTCTTGTAGTGATATCTTTATTGATGCTGGCCTGTAACCAGCAGGCAGGCAATGCAGTTACGGCTATTCACAATACTGCATCTTCAAAAAATACCGCTTCGGTTTACCAGTTTTCGGTAGCAGCTTTAGATGGCGGTGTTATACACTTCTCCGATTTTAAAGGAAAAAAAATACTCATTGTAAATACAGCATCAAAATGTGGTTACACGCCGCAATATAAGGAGTTGGAAGCGCTTTACGAAAAGTATAAAAATAAATTAGTGGTAGTAGGTTTCCCGGCCAACAATTTTATGAACCAGGAGCCTGGCTCCAATGCCGAAATTAAAGAATTTTGTACCCAAAATTATGGCGTTACATTTCCCATGGCCCAAAAAATTTCGGTAAAAGGAGATGATATTGCCCCCATTTATATCTGGCTTACGCATAAAGAAAAAAATAACGTGTTGGATGCCGAAGTGGGCTGGAATTTCAATAAATTTTTACTCGATGAAGAAGGGAAATTGATAGCGCATTTTGGGAGCAAGGTAAAACCTTTGGATGATGAAATTGTTTCCCGGCTGTAA
- the gldA gene encoding gliding motility-associated ABC transporter ATP-binding subunit GldA translates to MTITIKHLSKHYGTQKAVDDISFQVNKGEIVGFLGPNGAGKSTTMKMITGYLAADEGEIKVCDLPVTETSTATRKKIGYLPEANPLYFEMYVKEYLYFIAGIHQIAQPKKRIDEVTATVGLLPEVHKKIGQLSKGYKQRVGLAAALLHNPDVLILDEPTSGLDPNQILEIRNVIKQLAIDKTILFSTHIMQEVEAMCSRVIIINKGKIVADGSIANLQSKNNSRQMVLVEFSAKANENSLKNIPGVTDVFAETNNRYRLACENTEQVKKQLLQWSIENKLDVLSLQTIEQSLENIFRSFTQN, encoded by the coding sequence ATGACTATTACTATTAAACACCTTTCTAAACATTACGGAACCCAAAAAGCTGTAGATGATATTTCTTTCCAGGTAAATAAAGGGGAAATTGTAGGCTTTTTGGGCCCAAATGGCGCAGGAAAATCCACTACAATGAAAATGATAACAGGCTACCTTGCGGCAGATGAAGGCGAAATAAAAGTTTGTGATTTACCGGTTACGGAAACCAGTACGGCAACCAGAAAAAAAATAGGCTACCTGCCCGAAGCCAACCCGCTTTACTTTGAAATGTATGTAAAAGAATACCTCTATTTTATTGCCGGCATTCATCAAATTGCACAACCCAAAAAAAGAATTGATGAAGTAACGGCAACCGTAGGTTTATTGCCCGAAGTACATAAAAAAATTGGTCAGCTTAGCAAAGGATACAAGCAGCGGGTAGGCCTTGCCGCTGCATTACTGCATAATCCCGATGTATTGATTTTAGATGAGCCTACCAGCGGGCTCGACCCCAATCAAATTTTGGAAATAAGAAATGTTATTAAGCAACTGGCAATAGATAAAACTATTTTATTTTCAACCCATATTATGCAGGAGGTGGAAGCTATGTGCAGCAGGGTTATCATCATCAACAAAGGGAAAATTGTAGCCGACGGTTCCATTGCCAATTTGCAAAGCAAAAACAACAGCAGGCAAATGGTATTGGTAGAATTTTCGGCAAAAGCAAATGAAAACAGTTTGAAAAATATTCCCGGCGTAACGGATGTTTTTGCAGAAACTAATAACCGTTACAGGCTTGCCTGCGAAAATACCGAGCAGGTAAAAAAGCAATTGCTGCAATGGAGCATAGAAAATAAATTAGATGTGTTGTCTCTGCAAACAATAGAACAAAGCCTCGAAAATATTTTCCGCAGTTTTACCCAAAATTAA